GTCTTGGTTGTGCTCATGCCGGAGAATCAAAGACCCTTATTCGGCTAGTAGTGCCCATTGCAGGTTTTTGCtaactaacctctctcatttctctactaactttcaccttatggtgcccatctgggttttcaccaataagactctctcatttctctgctcactatcgccttatagtgcccatacgggttttcactaataagactctcatttatttttctttttttgactaAGATACTGTATGAGGGAGGTTATCCAATGCCTTTGGCATAGGGACTTCAATCATTCTTAAAAAACATCGATCAAAAGTTCTTGAAAGATAAAAAGGCGAAATGAACCTTGAActaaattacaacttttggaatcatttTTACAGAAAAAACCGttaaataaaacaaatttctgccccagttttggagtattgggaatatggattttttgttctgatgggaccgaacccagggtaaagctgcctacgtatcctttcggaatcaggtcAGATGTAGTTCAATGACTCAgaaatttgttgttgttgtttgttatttttttacAAGTACACAAGTTCCAAGAAGTGAGAAACAAGGAAGACAAATACGGCTCAAAAGGATTAACAAAAAGGGTGACACCTATTTGGAATAGCGAGCAAACGATAGCCTTCGCCACTTCAATCTGAGAAAATTAATGTGTGAAAATTCTACAATGGGTATATATCAGACATAATATCTTTTAGCTGCATCTGCGTTAATAGTCATGTCTGGTACCCGTCCTTCTTCATCTACCAagtgcaaggccccttttggtaacacttttttgatgatgtagggtccttgccagtttagggcgaactttcctttagcttctacCTGGTGCGGAAGGATGCGTTTTAAAATCAGCTGGCCTACCTCAAACTGCCTTGGGCacactttcttattgtaagcgcgtgccattctttgttggtataaCTGGCCGAAACACACTGCTGCTAGCCGTTTTTCATCGATCAACATCAGTTGTTCTAATCTGGTCTTGACCCACTTAGTTTCTTCAATCTTTGATTCCACAATAATTCGGAGAGAGGGAGTTTCGACTTCAGCGGGTATTAcagcttcagttccgtatacaaGCAGATACAGAGTTGTGCCAACAGATGTGCGAACAGTCGTACGGTATCCCAAaagagcaaaaggcaacttttcatgcaattgcctggaaccttggatcatcttcctaagaatcttcttgatgttcttatttaccgcttcaactgctccattggcttttggccggtaaggggtagaatggcgatgcatgattttaaattgttcgcatacctccttcatcaaatgactatttagattggctgcattgtcagtgataatggtctttgggataccaaagcgaCAAATGATGTTGGAGTGAACaaagtctaccactgctttcttggtgactgctttgaaagtgacggcttccacccacttggtgaagtaatcaattgcaaccaaaatgaatctatgcccatttgaagcctttggctcgatcggcccaataacatccattccccaagcaatgaaaggccaaggagaggacatgggatgcaactccgaaggAGGCGAGTGAATTAGGTCACCGTGAATCTGGCACTGGTGACATTTGCGAACAAATCagaagcaatctcgctccatggcaAGCCAGTAATACCCTGCCCGTAGAATCTTCTTCACCAAAACATAtccattcatgtgaggtccgcatacCCCTTAATGCACTTCACTCATGATCTGCTCTGCTTctgtagcatctatgcatctcaacaagtttaaatctggggtcctcttgtacaaaaTTTCCCCATCCAGGAAGAAACCACTGGCGAGTTGCCTTAtagttcttttttgatctcctttggcatgctctggatattctcttgttttcaggaatcgttttatgtcatgataccatggttcaccatctggTTCTGTCTTAATTGTATTATAGTAACTATGTTGATTCCGAACTTGAATTTCTAGTGGATCAATATGAGTGTTACCTAGATAAGGGAGCATCGAGGctagagtagccaatgcatcggctagCTCGTTGTGAAATcggggaatgtacctgaactcgataGATTTGAATTTTTTGCTCAAGTCTCGCACACATTGTCTGTACGGAATAAGTTTGatgtctcgagtctcccattcgccttgggcttgcctgataagcaagtcagaatctcccataactaATAGTTCACGCACATCCAGATCGATGGCCATTTTCAAATCCatgatacaagcttcatattTTGCCGTATTATTAGTACAGAGGAACCGAAGTTAGGCCGTTGCAGGGTAATGGTATCCAATAGGTGAGATGAGGATTGCCCCGATCCCAACTCCTTTGATATTGACAGCcccatcaaaatacattttccataCAGGGTGATCGTCTGGAACCACTTCCTCTATCGAGTTGACCTCTTCGTCCGGGAAGTATGTGCTAAGTGGCATGTACTCATTATCAACTGGATTCTTTGCTAAATGATCTTCCAAAGCCTATTCTTTCATCgcggtgcgagtgacataaacgatgtcaaactctgtgagcaggatttgccattttgcgagcCTGCCAGTAGGCATTGGCTtttaaaagatgtacttcaagggatccattctggatatgaggtaagtagtgtaggccaaaagataatgtctcaacttttgagcgacccaagtcaaggcataacatgtcctttctaaaagggtgtacttaacctcataatcggtgaacttcttgctcaaataatatattGCATGTTCCTTTCTGCCTGTTGCTTCATGTTTCCCCAGAACACATCCAAAGGAATTATTCATCACTGATAGATATAAAAACAAAGGCCTAccaggttcaggtgggaccagtaCAAGGGGTTTTGACAGATAATCTTTGATCCTGTCAAAAGCCTTTTGGCAATCGTCTGTCCATCTGACAAcggcatcctttttcagcaacttaaagatgggctcgcatgtggttgtgagctgagcaatgaacctactgatgtagttcaacctcccgagCAAACTCATGACCTCTTTTTTGTTCTTCGGGGGTGGCAGatctcgaatggactttatcttagATGGATCCAATTCGATGCCTCTCCGGCTGACTATAAAACCGAGGAGTTTCCCAGATGGGACCCCAAATGCACACCTGGCTGGATTAAGCTTAAGGTCATACCTACAAAGCCGCTTGAAGAACTTTTTCAAATCACACACGTGATCGGcttgtgtctttgattttatgatgacatcgtcgacatatacttcaatctctttgtgcattatgtcgtgaaaaatggtggtcatggccctcatgtaagttgcccttgcattctttaaaccgaatggcatgaccgtGTAACAATAAGTACCCCATGGCGTGGTGAAAGCGGTCTTTTCTATATCatcctcatccattagaatttggtggtacccatcatagcaatccacaaatgattggatctcatgctttgcgcaattatctacaagaatgtggatgtttggcaaaggaaaattatcctttggacttgctttgttcaggtccctatagtcgacacaaactctggtttttccatccttctttagcaCGGGCACAACATTTGCCACCCAGGTGGTGTATCGGATAGCTCTAACCACATTGGCGCTTAGTTGCTTCattatttcttctttgattttgtcgctcatgtctgttttaaattttcattgcttttgttggactggtGAAAAACCAAGATATTTAGGAAGCTTATGAACCACCAGATCAGCACTTAAACCCGGCATATCATCgtaagaccaagcaaacacatctctgtattcaaataaaagttgaatcAAGATATCTCTGGTTTTTTGttcagtgtgaatgcttatctttgTTTCTCTAACTTCTTCAGGACTTTCGATATTAATCGTCTCAGTTTCATTTAGGTTTGGAttaggcttgttttcaaattgttccaactctctttttatttcctcaacaaTCTCATCTTCCTCATATTCAACCTATTGATGCGTTATTTCGATATTAGACAGCTTTTCAAGATCTGGGCAtgaattccgcatgcatgtcatgttattaaagctaacattaacaaaactgaaatgaaaataaaatgacaggaattaggaaaaggaaaagataggAAACTTAATAGGAAACTGAACTGCATTTTATTGAattcgaaaggatagaagggttaacatcaaaacaaaacaatcatCCTGAgatatttggattacaaccctgaaagtaacccaaaatacaaaaaaaagctGCAAAAGcagactaccaagactccttccttgtGGGGAGAGGAGTTTCTTCCCAGTTGGTGAGCATGGTGTCTGGGTCAATTAGTTGTATATCGGCACGACTAGTGCCTTCACCAGCCTGGATCATATTCACTTCAGAAAACATCTCGCTGAGGCCATGGCAAATTTCATCAATGTTTTCATGCGCCGAGGAATTTTGACCCTCTCGGAGTCGTGGCTtgacaaaagtgtagaaaatatGAGGGATAGGCTGTTGCAAGACCCATCCACTCTTTTTGCGGTGTTTGGATTTGTTTTTGTCTGCTTGTGTTGGCCTGAAGCCTAAGCCAAAAGTACCCCGGTTGCCTAACGGAGAAATAGGCTCTAAaattccttgcaatgatgcccccaaaccttttcctggctcATAACCTTGTCTCATCATAACCGTAGCCACCATTACAGATGTGGCGGAAAGACGAGGATGCAGAATGGGCTTTCCTTCCTTGACATGGTCCACAACAACCACTTCAAAAGCCTGATAGACAATGGACTCAGAACCTTCCTTGGCCTCAATACAGGGGATTAATGGGTCTTTATAAACGGAAGACTCGTCTTCTCCGTGAACAATAATTTCTTGCCCGTCATGTTCGAATTTGAGCATCtggtgcaaggtggatggcacagcTCGAGCTGtatggatccatggccttccagGAAGAAAGTTATAAGAAGTGACCATGTCCACTACTTGGAAAACAATCTCAAAGTCCACCGGCCCAATCGTCATGGTGAGGTtgatttcccccatggtatctctcgctGAGCCATCGAAAGCCCGAATGCGAACATTACTGGGTCGGATTCTATCTGTATTGATTTTCATGCTTTAcaaagtagagagagggcatacatctacacttgagcctccatcaaccatgactctctttacataatgcccctcacatttgaccatcaagttcAAAGCCCTATTGTGCCCGGCTCCTTCCTCGGGAAGTTCATCATCGGTAAATAAgattctgtttacctcaaaaaatctATTGGCCATCTTCTCTAACTGATTCACTGTGGTCTCCTTTGAGATATTTGCCTCGTTCAGGACCTTGATTAGTACATGGGCATGCTCTTTGGAATGTATGAGCAGAGATAGTAGAGAGATTTGGGCAGGAGTCTTTCTTAGCTGGTCAATGATTGAGTAATCCtgagctttcattttcttcaaaaacattTCTTTCTCTGCTTCAGTGACTGGCTTCTTTATTGGCAATTGGCCTCCTCTGATTTGCTTGGCCTTTATCAACTCTTTTGGAGAATAAcacctccccgatcgagtcaaacctcaAGTTTCCCCCACTTCCTCTatgatttccttgcctttgtaggtcatcacagttttgttgtagttccaaggaACAGTTTTTGTGTTTGTCACATGGGGTTGCACGACAGGTTTGATTATGATCGGCTCTGTTATGCCATTCATTCCGCCCCGATTCTGCCTTGTGACGGGGTGGCCTCCAAGGACATACAACCTTGGGCTTGGAACATTGGAGCGAACCTCTAACCTCGAGACCTTGGGCACAAATAAAGTTACCTTTTCTGAGTTCGGGGCGCCTTTCACAATCAACGGCACATCTCAGCTTGGTCTTACTTCCAGACTTGTTCCTTCTTGAATTGCTCCCACTGTCATTTCTGTTTGGTCGACCGGCTTGTATTCCTGATCTCGGCCAATCATTACCATAAAATGAACATCGTTGTGTTCCGGCAACGGGTTGTTTGTCACATTAGGAGGGTCCTCGCCATTCGTTACTACAattaatttttcaaaaatgaGTCTTTCTATGGCTCCTTTTAGAGTCCAATAGTTATCGGTGCTATGCCCTGGGGCACCTGAatgatattcacatctagcatttgcTTGAAATCTATGTGAATTCGGATGCATGTGGTGGGGAGCGATGGGTCCAATCACGCCCatttgcttcaacttttggaatagACTAGAGTATGATTTAGCCAATGGAGTGAATTTTTCTTCCGGTCTCTGCTCTCGACCATAATCCTGCCTAGGACGAGCATTGTAGAGTGCCCGAAAATTTTGTTGCTGAGGTCGGGGGCCCCTTGGAGCTGGTGCTCGTACCTGCTGATTGGGAGGCCGAGCATATGATTGAGCATTGAACAATGTATATTGTGGTGGGCCCACAGAGCATTGAGGAATTGGCGGGGGATAGTAATGTTCAGGGTAGCTGGATCGCCCCTGCTGAACTTGTACATAAGGGTGTGATGCCCCTCTTTGAACTTTCCTAGATCCCGAGGTCATCATAGAACCTTCATCTCTCTTTTTCCTATTTGCAAAACTTCCCGACCCATTTTGGATCTCTTGGGTGGTGGCTTTGAGAGCAGCCTG
The Nicotiana sylvestris chromosome 11, ASM39365v2, whole genome shotgun sequence DNA segment above includes these coding regions:
- the LOC138881229 gene encoding uncharacterized protein, which gives rise to MAIDLDVRELLVMGDSDLLIRQAQGEWETRDIKLIPYRQCVRDLSKKFKSIEFRYIPRFHNELADALATLASMLPYLGNTHIDPLEIQVRNQHSYYNTIKTEPDGEPWYHDIKRFLKTREYPEHAKGDQKRTIRQLASGFFLDGEILYKRTPDLNLLRCIDATEAEQIMSEVH
- the LOC138881228 gene encoding uncharacterized protein, which encodes MIQGSRQLHEKLPFALLGYRTTVRTSVGTTLYLLVYGTEAVIPAEVETPSLRIIVESKIEETKWVKTRLEQLMLIDEKRLAAVCFGQLYQQRMARAYNKKVCPRQFEVGQLILKRILPHQVEAKGKFALNWQGPYIIKKVLPKGALHLVDEEGRVPDMTINADAAKRYYV